Proteins found in one Lates calcarifer isolate ASB-BC8 linkage group LG8, TLL_Latcal_v3, whole genome shotgun sequence genomic segment:
- the LOC108885539 gene encoding endonuclease domain-containing 1 protein, whose translation MSQRKMLRFSAGVLLLLLPWFGGLVCGKLAGKNFSDCKKFFYKKTPPTGFPDPNHHLQPICQFYNKDFRFATLYNRANRAPLYSAYILRGQGQPPGRETWYYEPQLANSKDKQYMKPFPVDDQNVRESQAMDEDYTAAPLHTRGHLNAAGHQNTVDDVEATFTLTNIVPQRLGSNNVVWGGLENEVLGRLAHCTGEMYVITGVMPYENGQHMINNRVVVPEYMWSAYCCPSYNPNLPELQRQFFPTHAAVGRNDPDSNNEIVTKDPNAPENRRGYDVKQMDLKELEGILRKRFNTEITLFEGLCK comes from the exons ATGTCTCAAAGGAAGATGCTGCGATTCTCAGCTGGAGTTCTGCTTCTTCTCCTGCCCTGGTTTGGTGGTCTGGTCTGTGGAAAGCTAGCGGGCAAAAACTTTTCAGATTGCAAGAAGTTCTTTTATAAGAAAACTCCACCAACAGGTTTCCCTGATCCTAATCATCATTTGCAGCCAATATGCCAGTTCTACAACAAAGACTTCCGCTTTGCCACCCTGTACAACCGTGCTAATCGTGCACCACTGTACTCTGCGTACATACTCAGGGGACAAGGTCAGCCACCCGGACGGGAAACCTGGTATTATGAACCACAG CTGGCAAattcaaaagacaaacaatacaTGAAACCCTTCCCAGTTGATGACCAAAATGTGAGGGAGAGCCAGGCAATGGATGAAGACTACACAGCGGCTCCCCTCCACACCAGGGGCCATCTCAACGCCGCCGGACACCAGAATACAGTGGACGATGTAGAGGCCACCTTTACCTTGACAAACATTGTTCCTCAGAGGCTAGGCTCCAATAATGTCGTCTGGGGTGGTCTGGAGAACGAGGTGTTGGGAAGACTCGCTCACTGCACAGGGGAGATGTATGTGATCACTGGAGTCATGCCTTATGAGAATGGACAACACATGATCAATAACAGGGTGGTTGTTCCTGAGTACATGTGGTCTGCCTACTGCTGCCCATCATACAATCCCAACCTTCCTGAGCTTCAGAGGCAGTTTTTCCCCACACATGCTGCAGTGGGAAGAAATGACCCTGACAGTAACAATGAAATTGTGACAAAGGATCCCAATGCGCCGGAGAATAGACGTGGTTATGATGTGAAGCAGATGGATTTGAAAGAGTTGGAGGGTATCCTGCGTAAAAGGTTCAATACAGAAATCACACTGTTTGAAGGGCTGTGTAAGTAA
- the LOC108885541 gene encoding endonuclease domain-containing 1 protein produces MSQRKMLRFSTGAPLLLLSWFGGLVLGEISSDFSQCLDFFYEKTPPQGISASGYQPICQRYKNQYHFASLYHRQYRTPLYSAYILSPADGKRPNSIWMYEPQLAFSRASSEMKPFRTPVDQNVMESQAVLQDYKNSNFTKGHLNPSMHQKTKEDREATFTLTNIVPQRAGSNSGPWSRLESKVLERFEAFCEGPMYVITGAMPYESGSRWINNRVSVPEYMWSAYCCPSYRSDLPESEQPFFPTHAAVGRNDRSSGEEIVPINVKVKASVRGYDVKQMSLETLEGILRQRLAMPISLFAGQCQKQSGKALVPC; encoded by the exons ATGTCTCAAAGGAAGATGCTGCGTTTCTCCACGGGAGCTCCGCTTCTTCTCCTGTCCTGGTTTGGTGGCTTGGTCCTCGGTGAGATCAGCAGCGACTTCTCCCAGTGCCTGGATTTCTTCTATGAGAAAACTCCACCGCAGGGCATCAGTGCATCTGGATACCAGCCAATATGCCAGCGCTACAAAAACCAGTACCACTTTGCCAGCCTGTATCACCGCCAGTATCGCACACCACTGTACTCTGCGTACATACTCAGCCCTGCAGATGGCAAACGGCCCAACAGCATTTGGATGTATGAGCCACAG ttgGCGTTTTCCCGTGCCAGCTCAGAGATGAAACCTTTCCGTACTCCCGTGGACCAGAATGTGATGGAGAGCCAGGCGGTGCTTCAGGACTACAAGAATTCCAACTTCACCAAAGGCCATCtcaatcccagcatgcaccagAAGACAAAAGAGGACCGTGAGGCCACCTTCACTCTGACTAACATTGTCCCTCAGCGGGCGGGCTCCAACTCTGGCCCTTGGAGCCGTCTGGAGAGTAAGGTGCTGGAAAGATTCGAGGCTTTCTGCGAGGGGCCGATGTATGTGATCACTGGGGCCATGCCTTATGAGTCTGGATCACGCTGGATTAACAACAGGGTGTCTGTTCCTGAGTACATGTGGTCTGCCTACTGCTGCCCATCATACAGATCTGACCTTCCTGAGTCTGAGCAGCCATTTTTCCCCACACATGCTGCAGTGGGAAGAAATGACCGCAGCAGTGGAGAGGAGATTGTGCCAATTAATGTCAAGGTGAAGGCCTCAGTGCGAGGCTATGATGTGAAGCAGATGTCTTTAGAGACTCTAGAGGGCATCCTGAGACAAAGGCTGGCCATGCCCATCAGTCTGTTTGCTGGGCAGTGTCAGAAACAAAGTGGAAAAGCTTTAGTTCCTTGTTAA